The following nucleotide sequence is from Nothobranchius furzeri strain GRZ-AD chromosome 11, NfurGRZ-RIMD1, whole genome shotgun sequence.
TTAAGATGAGGTTATTATCAGTGTCTCATTGTGGCTCAATGTCAGGGGTCATCCGACCTACCTGGGATTTTTCACCAAAAGCTTTGTGACAAAGTCTTTGGCCATGGCACTAGTAGAGTCAAAGTACTGTCTGTTAAACTCATAACTTAGGGCCAGGATGTTCTTCAGAGTTTCTTCATCAGTATCACCTTGAAATGGAGACAAACCGCTGAGTCTAAGGAGAGAAAACACAGCATGAGATATATTCCCATCAGTCCAATTGTTTGTCTTCATCAATCGCTGAAAATAAAAGCAATCACTAAATATTTTAATGAAACCCAAGAGAAATGAAAGCTTGTATTGCAGCCTGGAAATATCTTAATTATTGTTAGATTTTGTAAGTGATGGATAAAACACCGTGAAACAACATTTCAGTCATCatttaatgtttgtttgttttttttgggcAGAAGCAATTCAGTGGTTTGATATAATCTGTATAGCGATTTTTGTTCACGCACAGAAGTTTTAGTAATGCACAACGTCAGGTATAGAAGAAAAAGTGTGGTTAAGCTGTGGCTTGTGATTCCATGCCCAGCTCCTCCAgacagaagtccaaaaacatgTCTGCAGCATGGAAAAAACAAAGCTGCCATGTCTTGTTTCAAGAGTGCAACACAAAAGTAACTAGCTGCTGCAGTCCAATCCACCATCCTCTACGGACGCTCCGATCCAATCACGCGATCGAAAATTGGGCCAGATTACCTGATATTAAAAGGATTGTTATTGGGTGGAAATGATCAATTTAaccttttaaaatgatgactttttaaattcatcctgaaaTTTAGATTTTCAAATGGAATAACAATGGCGTTTTATTTTAACGCGTTATTCTACATCAATACTCACTGTTTCTTGGATGAAAACGACGCCATAATATCACACAATTTACGGCGGTTTGCTAGCAGGTTAAGGCAGAGCTAACTCTTCAGGACAGCGaacatgtcttcagtttggtggtattttaaactgGACAACAAAGGCAGAGCAACAGCCACCTGAGATTTGTGCGCCTCAATATGCTGAAAAAGACATAGCTACGTTTCTCTTTCAGGTTTTCCCTTCGGACGTCAAAGCGAATCACTTTTTCCATTAAGTCCCAGTTCACAGCGGCAACTCGGACAAAAACATAGAGCAAACTGAAAGAGAAATATAAGCTAATAAACAAAGAGAAATTGTTTACTTATTTACCACCAAAAGATATTTCTGTTGTCACTCTGACCGTCCCTGTTAAACATCTCTGGaacttaaagagggactgcacaccatcagaaaatgtaacgccACCCttggtcaagatttgaaaaatactatgaaagtgggcgttgccaggaggcacagagtggcatggccaagtgtggggaatttccttcctgggagggagggggagtgggaggagactgtaccgatgatgtGAAATCattccagccccagtcaatcacaagtttaaaatgcagtaaccgctgttctgccacagggggcagcactaagacctttttagacctagattctagatttaatcaagtttacacaaacatgccaAAAGAATGCACAGAAactgaaagattgcatttgtaaagacccaattatacagtttataagcaaaaaaatgttattttgggatttagttactctttaagtgAATACGATAAACTGTTTAGGAGGCTGGAAAAACAATCCCACCGCAGGGCATTTTCCACCATCCGATAGTCATACCTGCCACGTTTTGGATTGGAAAATAAGGGAGAGCTGGGGGTGTGGGGATGCCCTGCAGCTCAGGTCCCTGTGATTGAGAGAGGAAGGGGGGATGTCTCTGGGAATTAACATAATAGGACGCCTAAATAGGAAGCCTAGGTCTTGACTTGACAGACTTGGcagagctcgaacctgcaaccctccagttatggGCTGAGCGTTTAACTCCTCTGCTACTGTGAGTGGCTCGTGAATTGTCTGAGGTTACCAGTACCGAGCCATAAATGCTTGCTATTCCCACTTGCAATGGGGGTGTGGCCGAGCTCAAGACTCGGTCACATTTCCAGACCAGACTTCCAGACTATGGGTCCCCGGAAGTAagacaaaatgaatgcaagtcattggGGCAATAAAAGCGATTGTTTAATCCCGTTTGTTATGTAGCATGGATtttacatatgatgtccatgaattttaaagacacattctgatgccaagaaagtgcttattttcgaacggggccatttgttattttaggtttgtgtgaaaagacgtatAGGACTACAAATATTCGTCTCGCTAAATTGATGTAATCAAAACAGACACGGAGGAGATTAGGGAAGATTAGTTTAATGAGCTTCAAAATCCTTCTTCTAGGACAAAAGAAGTATGTGAACCCTTTGGAATTAAATGAATTTCTGCACAAATTGGTCAAAATGTGATCTGATTTTGATCTAAATTACAGCAATCACAGTCTGCTAAAACTAATACCACACAAATCTACTTCTAGGcccttttagggttctacaaccccacaAAGTGctatacaacacaaccagtcaatcacccacacacacattcatatactggtgatgatgagctacaacgtagccacagctgccctggagcgcactgacaaaaGCAAGGCTGCCATACACTGGTGCCACAGGTCCCtcctaccaccaccagcagacatggAGGGTGAGGTGTGTTGACCAAAAACACGACTGCGACAGACCTGGcagagctcgaacctgcaaccctccagttacgggCTGAGCATTTAACTCCACTGCCACTGTGAGTGGCTCGTGAATTGCCTGAGGCCACCGGTGTCGAGCCATAAACGCTTGCTATTCCTACGTGCAATGGGGGTGTGACCGAGCACAAGACTCGGCCCCATTTATACCACACAGCGGCAACACAGGTGACATCACACTGTACTGGCTAACATCACAAGgtaccttttagccaatagcagtggctgaTTCAAATTCAATGTAGTTCAGACTTTTAATATGAAGAAGGTGCAACACAGACTgttttaggctgaatatttaaaTAAGATGTACTAAAATGTCTAAATTATGTCTACAGGATTATCAGGCTGCTGGAAAAACCACATATGTTGTGCTTTGGAGCTGGTTTAGCTGGTCCTGTATGGTGATCCAGGATGGGGTGCTTGCCCACCAGGTAatccagcaccaaaacacaacatatgctaGTAACCAGCTATGCTGGATTTTTACAGCAGGGTAGACAAttgtttatacagtttatcagcagaaTAAAAAGCTGActtgggggtaacttgctctttaatgtgtgCAGATCTCCAAAGATGTTATTTGCTAGCAAAACTAGGTGATGATAGCTTAACATCATCCAGTTGGAGGTTGAACAAGCAAATTTTTAGTTTTTAGATAAAAGTCAGTGAATCTGATATTGTTTAGGTCAGCAGAAAAGgccttgctggccctgactgcacaccactcactcactcactcactcactcactcactcactcccatCTTATCCTGTTTGAAACGGAACTGTAGCTGATCAGCTACCATTTGTGTTTGCATTCTCATGAACACATAAAGACTTCTACTCACAGTATGTAGGTAATGACGCCGATGCTCCTGAAAGAACATAGAAAGCAAGATAGTTTAGAAAaaaagatgatgatgaaggttaGGTTTAAACCTCTGTATGTATAACTCTGTATGTTCGTATAAAGTTTGTAATTAACCACTTTTTATGAGTATGCGGGTTGGGGGGCCCTGGCATATCTTGAGGGAAAAAGGTTGGAAacctctgataaaaaaaaaaaaagagttggtGCAGAAAGCTCACCACATGTCTGCTGCTGGGctgagcggttcagagttaatcacCTCTGGTGCTAAAAAAGACAACAACAGAGACATCAGTGGGGTGTGGACTCATAAAAACCATACAAAACgtaaacaaataaacactgaAATGCCTTGCATGGATTCCTGAGTGGCAGTAAAGGATTGTTCTGGCAGCTTTCTACAGAACCAGGATGTTTACAGCTTTCATATCAGTGAAGAAAATCTGAATGTGAAACAGAGCAACAGCATTAAAAGTTGGACCCAGCCTTTCTTTCTTCGGGTTTTATCAAAACTGCTGCAGGGGAACATTCTAGATGTTAGCCTGCAAGTTCCTACTTGTGCCCGACAGCAGCTGAGGTGTGATGGGACTTCACACAGATGTGGTTTTCTGTTGTAAAATGATCCTGCAGTATTTCAGACTAATGCAGTTCAAATGTGAGCTGGATGCAAAATCATGTGCTGGAGTTTCCTGCTGACACCATTTTATTCTTCTTAACACTTTTTTCACTTgattcttgtttttaatttagatgcCTGCAGAGCAGACGGTCGTTTCTGTGGACAACTGTTTCAACTTTCCTTTAGGCCTGTTGCATTTCTGTTAAACTGGTTTGACAAAAAGTTAAAAGCATTTTGTCAAGACTTTACTGAACCTCACCAATGTACTGGGGAGTTCCACTAGTGCTCCTGTACTCCTCCCCAGGAGAGAAGTGGTGAGCCAGGCCAAAGTCGATAAGTTTGATGTTGGGGTGTGGCGACATGTTGTCTGACAGCATGATGTTTTCTGGCTGAATTTAAAACAAGGTCAATAAAAGTTGTGTTTTGACAGGCAGGAAGTGGGCTTTGGGTTACCTTCAGGTCAAAGTGAGCGATGTTCCTACTGTGGATGAACTTCAGTCCCTCCAGGATCTGCTTTAGGAACTCAATGGCTTCGATCTCCAACAGGTTCTCCTTCGCAGCAATGAAGTCAAACAACTCCCCTCCACTGACTCTAAGATGTCCATCAGAGAAGATTTAGAAACACTTGGTCCGGCCCGCAtcaagaagctaacagttagctagtATCTAAAAACAGCACTGTCTTTCAAGGCCCAGATTATCTTTTATAGTTCATATTTATCTCTTATGATCTAGCTGAGAGTATTAAATTATACAGACCTTTAACAGATCAGACTAAACATACTATATATCTATAATCTGGCTCAGATGTTTAAAGGACAGAGGCTAAGCTAGCCACAACTTCTTACTCAAATCTTCATGTTTTAGCAACACTGATCAGAAGAACCTGACCCAGAGACCTACAGCTCTATGATGAGGACCACCTCTGATCGGCTCTCAAACACGTCTTTGAGGGCCACGATGTTTGGGTGTTGTACTGCCTGGAGGATCTCCACCTCTCGCTCCACACTGACTCGGTCCAGTCCCATGCGGCTGCAGGCATTTTTACGGATCTTTAGGAACTTTCCTGCCCAACAGGTCCCGGATGTCCTCTCGCGCACCCTTCGGACCTGACCAAAGTGTCCACTGGACAGAACAAGGACACACTTGAAGATAAAACTTTGTTTAGATACACAAAGTTTCCTGTTTTAATGTAAAGGAAGCTGCTATAAAAGTTTCATTTTTAATCTTGGTTTTAATGTTGGTTTTTCTCATCTGACAAGGGTCCTTCTCCATCCAGAAGACATCTCTACTTTTACAGAGTGTCTCTGATTCTTCAGTTCTTTGTGGACTACAGAGAGCAGCAACATTAGAGAGGTGTAGTCATGGGTGAGGACCATCACTGgctacaacagcagcaggttatgTAAACATGGCCAATGACGTCAACCAGTTTTACAGCAGTAATCAGTACCTCACCAATCTCCCTTCCCATAAAGCATGCCACAGCTATTGTTACATTAAGTTATTGTTCcactgcatcccccccccccccacacccaacCTTGTAGAGGACTCAGTAACTGTCTCCTTGTATGTTCAGTGATACAAGATACAAGAAGCTATATTTGTCATAGCACCAGCGTCCCAGTACAATGTGATGACAACAAGATTGCTCCTCCTCAAACCCCCATTGCACCCTCGGCACCATCCCACTCCCTCTCAGGAGATGTAAGGACTCCCCCCTTCGACTTTCCAAAGGAGGAGGTGGAAATAGAGAT
It contains:
- the si:dkey-240h12.4 gene encoding death-associated protein kinase 2 isoform X2 → MAVFKPENVEDFYEIEDVLGSGHFGQVRRVRERTSGTCWAGKFLKIRKNACSRMGLDRVSVEREVEILQAVQHPNIVALKDVFESRSEVVLIIELVSGGELFDFIAAKENLLEIEAIEFLKQILEGLKFIHSRNIAHFDLKPENIMLSDNMSPHPNIKLIDFGLAHHFSPGEEYRSTSGTPQYIAPEVINSEPLSPAADMWSIGVITYILLSGLSPFQGDTDEETLKNILALSYEFNRQYFDSTSAMAKDFVTKLLVKNPSERMTAEDCLQHPWIKPITRIQAVHRHRSSINIKNFKRFNARRKWKMSYNMVWMCNRFVNLKLLCKGSTDPDPLQRDCESDVEDLDSKPASLLRRRLSSS
- the si:dkey-240h12.4 gene encoding death-associated protein kinase 2 isoform X1 translates to MSHSWPVNALGFPRGHWPKWLWKGKCGHFGQVRRVRERTSGTCWAGKFLKIRKNACSRMGLDRVSVEREVEILQAVQHPNIVALKDVFESRSEVVLIIELVSGGELFDFIAAKENLLEIEAIEFLKQILEGLKFIHSRNIAHFDLKPENIMLSDNMSPHPNIKLIDFGLAHHFSPGEEYRSTSGTPQYIAPEVINSEPLSPAADMWSIGVITYILLSGLSPFQGDTDEETLKNILALSYEFNRQYFDSTSAMAKDFVTKLLVKNPSERMTAEDCLQHPWIKPITRIQAVHRHRSSINIKNFKRFNARRKWKMSYNMVWMCNRFVNLKLLCKGSTDPDPLQRDCESDVEDLDSKPASLLRRRLSSS